One window of Camelina sativa cultivar DH55 chromosome 4, Cs, whole genome shotgun sequence genomic DNA carries:
- the LOC104784189 gene encoding transcription factor MYC2-like — MTQYNNAEDSTMEGFMSFSDNSKMWPVETVQKRLQAVLDGTHKGWTYAIYWQPLLDNFDDTVLVWGDGVYKGQEDKRKTMSSPAEKVTCELNHEDNDMIVKDIEWFFLKSMSWSFSRGSGLVGHAFSTSTPVWVSGLDQIRMSDIERAKAGGDFGTQTIACIPLANGVVELGSTELIPQSSDLINKVPILFNSNTFHHSLSRDRVNVAPSSSSMVLSKSRKLESGCSSPTNKSFSSEVSEKLLKKRGKKSSKGREGPRNHVEAERQRRKQLNQRFYALRGVVPNVSKMDKGSLLSDTIAYIKELKSKVEKAVYERNEIQIQLEEVKRKVASSKETEGMEIEVKIIECYAKIKVKSSKQNHPEARFMKALKDLELEVDHASIVVVEDLMVQQATVKMDFRIYTQEQLRTMLISKIN; from the coding sequence ATGACTCAGTATAATAACGCCGAAGACTCAACCATGGAGGGTTTCATGAGTTTCTCGGACAACTCGAAGATGTGGCCGGTAGAGACTGTCCAGAAGCGATTACAAGCGGTGTTGGATGGGACTCACAAGGGCTGGACCTACGCCATTTACTGGCAGCCTTTGTTAGATAACTTCGACGACACCGTACTCGTGTGGGGAGATGGTGTTTACAAAGGCCAAGAAGATAAGAGGAAAACGATGTCGTCTCCGGCTGAGAAAGTGACATGTGAGCTAAACCATGAAGACAACGACATGATAGTGAAGGACATAGAGTGGTTCTTCTTGAAATCAATGTCATGGAGCTTTTCAAGAGGATCCGGATTGGTGGGTCATGCGTTCTCCACGTCTACCCCGGTTTGGGTTTCCGGGTTGGATCAGATACGCATGTCAGACATTGAGCGAGCTAAGGCGGGAGGAGATTTCGGAACGCAGACCATCGCATGTATCCCGTTGGCTAACGGAGTCGTGGAACTTGGTTCGACGGAGCTGATCCCACAGAGCTCAGATCTGATTAACAAAGTCCCAATCCTTTTCAACTCAAACACTTTTCATCACAGCCTGAGCCGTGACCGGGTTAACGTAGCTCCAAGCTCAAGCTCCATGGTTTTGTCTAAGTCAAGAAAGCTGGAGAGTGGTTGTTCAAGTCCCACCAACAAGAGTTTCTCTAGCGAGGTGTCAGAGAAACTTTTAAAGAAACGAGGGAAAAAATCGTCGAAAGGCAGGGAAGGGCCGCGAAACCACGTCGAGGCTGAGCGGCAGAGACGTAAACAACTGAACCAGCGGTTCTACGCGTTACGTGGTGTGGTTCCCAATGTGTCCAAGATGGACAAAGGGTCGTTGCTTAGCGACACGATCGCTTACATCAAAGAGCTGAAGTCCAAAGTAGAAAAAGCTGTATATGAGAGAAATGAGATCCAGATCCAGCTCGAGGAAGTGAAACGAAAAGTTGCATCATCCAAGGAGACGGAGGGGATGGAGATCGAAGTGAAGATAATTGAATGTTATGCCAAGATCAAGGTCAAATCAAGCAAGCAGAATCATCCAGAGGCAAGATTCATGAAAGCGTTGAAGGATCTGGAGCTAGAGGTGGACCATGCAAGTATTGTGGTGGTCGAGGATCTTATGGTTCAACAAGCTACGGTGAAGATGGATTTCAGAATCTATACACAAGAGCAGCTCCGGACCATGTTGATATCCAagataaattag
- the LOC104781921 gene encoding uncharacterized protein LOC104781921, giving the protein MSLNCLACHILQRTDSDRDIGSRKDSNLNESFATSKYEKMRRNRSSLPVLRRVNKGHRRLYSAEMVVYGDLDEPKLVRSSGIRRDWSFEDLKKQKDQLRIEDTIKE; this is encoded by the coding sequence ATGAGCCTCAACTGCCTCGCTTGCCACATCCTCCAAAGAACAGACTCGGACAGAGACATAGGAAGCCGTAAAGATTCAAACTTGAATGAAAGTTTCGCAACGTCAAAGTATGAAAAGATGAGAAGGAACAGATCATCGTTGCCCGTACTGAGACGGGTCAATAAGGGTCATCGCAGGCTTTACAGTGCGGAGATGGTGGTCTATGGGGATCTGGACGAGCCCAAGCTGGTCAGAAGCAGTGGGATCAGAAGGGATTGGAGCTTTGAAgatctaaagaaacaaaaagatcagCTAAGAATTGAAGATACGATAAAGGAATAA
- the LOC104781922 gene encoding protein HAIKU1-like produces the protein MDRPRPNDHLGVNKTGKSIRKSPLHQSSFASNVHNNATTTGRPQNHQPQVYNISKNDFRSIVQQLTGSPARESIPRPPQNNNPPKPQNTRLHRIRPAPLTQINRPAVPLPTMVPPQSHPQFSRPPPPQPPFPQGTQQSMMMGHGHGDQFWSNTAESPVSEYMRYLQSSLGNPGPSGNQMQPGHEQRPYIPGHEQQPYVPSHEQRPYSQGYEHQPYMPAQPQSQPQPQPQPHMMPGSQPRVNMQGPLQPNQYLPPPGLVPSPVPRNLPSPRFNAPVPVTPTLPSPRFNQMYGGFPSPRYNGFGPLHSPTSQFLLPSPTGYPNMFSPRSPYPLLSPGVQYPQPLTPNFSFSHIPQPGSHGTGSVPGPGPALPPPSPGAMFPLSPSGFFPVSSPRWSDY, from the coding sequence atGGATAGGCCAAGGCCAAATGATCATTTGGGTGTGAATAAAACTGGGAAGAGTATCAGAAAGAGTCCTCTGCATCAATCGAGTTTTGCTTCAAATGTTCACAACAACGCCACCACCACTGGGAGGCCTCAAAACCACCAGCCTCAGGTTTATAACATAAGCAAAAACGACTTTAGAAGTATCGTTCAGCAGCTAACGGGTTCTCCAGCACGCGAAAGCATTCCTCGCCCTCCTCAGAACAACAACCCACCAAAGCCTCAGAATACTCGGTTGCATCGGATTAGACCAGCTCCTTTAACGCAGATCAACCGGCCTGCGGTTCCTCTCCCTACCATGGTTCCTCCACAATCTCATCCGCAGTTTTCTAGACCGCCTCCACCCCAGCCACCTTTCCCTCAAGGCACACAACAATCAATGATGATGGGTCACGGTCACGGGGACCAGTTTTGGTCTAATACAGCTGAGTCTCCTGTCTCTGAGTATATGCGTTATCTTCAAAGCTCACTTGGGAATCCAGGACCTAGTGGTAACCAAATGCAGCCAGGTCATGAGCAGCGGCCATACATCCCAGGTCATGAGCAGCAGCCTTATGTCCCAAGTCATGAGCAGCGGCCATATAGCCAAGGCTATGAGCATCAGCCATATATGCCAGCACAGCCTCAATCacaacctcaacctcaacctcagcCACATATGATGCCTGGATCGCAACCTCGAGTGAATATGCAGGGGCCACTTCAACCTAACCAGTATCTACCACCACCGGGTTTAGTTCCTAGCCCAGTGCCTCGTAATCTACCTTCCCCTCGGTTCAATGCTCCTGTACCTGTCACCCCAACTCTACCGTCTCCCAGGTTCAACCAGATGTATGGTGGATTTCCTTCTCCCCGATATAATGGTTTCGGGCCACTACACTCACCCACATCCCAGTTTCTTCTACCATCACCTACTGGTTACCCGAATATGTTCTCTCCGAGATCACCTTACCCGTTACTATCACCAGGAGTTCAGTATCCTCAACCACTCACCCCAAACTTCTCATTTTCACATATTCCTCAACCTGGGAGTCATGGAACCGGTTCAGTTCCAGGTCCAGGTCCTGCTCTGCCTCCTCCTTCGCCAGGGGCCATGTTCCCGTTATCTCCATCCGGGTTCTTTCCGGTTTCAAGTCCAAGATGGAGTGATTATTAG
- the LOC104781924 gene encoding multiple organellar RNA editing factor 6, mitochondrial: MAKTLSRSTASRVAKRFFSSSNAAASQPPLPSHHLSRRTSPTLFHAIGYIPALTRFTTIRTRMDRSGGSYSPLKSGSSFSDRPPTEMAPLFPGCDYEHWLIVMDKPGGENAQKQQMIDCYVQTLAKIVGSEEEAKKKIYNVSCERYFGFGCQIDEETSNKLEGLPGVLFVLPDSYVDPEYKDYGAELFENGEVVPRPPERQRRIVELTTQRGSDKPKYHDRTRNVRRRENMR; this comes from the exons ATGGCGAAAACACTATCCCGATCAACGGCCTCACGCGTAGCTAAGCGTTTCTTTTCCTCCTCAAATGCCGCCGCTTCTCAACCCCCGCTGCCTTCTCACCACCTCTCCCGTCGAACCTCACCGACGCTGTTCCACGCCATCGGGTACATCCCTGCTTTGACCCGTTTCACAACGATACGGACCCGGATGGATAGGTCCGGTGGATCGTATTCGCCGCTCAAATCCGGATCCAGTTTCAGTGATCGACCACCCACGGAAATGGCGCCGCTGTTTCCTGGCTGCGATTACGAGCATTGGCTGATCGTCATGGACAAGCCTGGGGGCGAAAACGCGCAGAAACAGCAAATGATTGATTGCTATGTTCAAACCCTAGCCAAAATTGTCGGCAG TGAGGAAGAAGCTAAGAAGAAGATCTACAATGTTTCGTGCGAGAGGTATTTTGGGTTTGGTTGTCAGATCGATGAGGAAACATCAAACAAACTTGAAG GACTTCCTGGTGTTCTGTTCGTGCTTCCGGACTCTTATGTTGATCCAGAGTACAAAGATTACGGAG CTGAGTTGTTTGAGAACGGAGAAGTAGTTCCGCGTCCACCAGAGAGACAGAGGAGGATAGTGGAGTTAACAACTCAAAGAGGATCGGATAAACCAAAGTACCATGACAGAACCAGAAATGTCCGACGGAGGGAGAACATGCGTTGA
- the LOC104781925 gene encoding uncharacterized protein LOC104781925, with translation MALHLALCICVYLLFTQSAQCNIDEYDCIDIYKQPAFQHPLLKNHKIQETFNLDGNIERSNKYSTQEHCPKGTVAILRQGNESQSVRLNSVEFYGQHYAAIETMQNGTIYRGAEAEISIHELLILTNGQYSKSQIWLENGHAGQVNSIQAGWTISVHPRLYGDNITRLTIYWTRDHYQKTGCYNTQCPGFVVVSRKLILGKGFWGSSVYGQKSLTFRMQVIQDGSSGNWVLKFFDEVVGYWPKELFTHLNKGASLITFGGNTYLSPSGISPPMGNGHFPMTDLKKTAYFKNIFVINSNHKKVYLENKKTRLVAGTYSCYRVTYLDYLKSTGLAFAFGGPGGQCGF, from the exons atGGCGTTACATCTAGCTCTATGTATCTGTGTTTATCTGTTGTTTACACAAAGCGCACAATGCAACATTGAT GAATATGATTGTATTGATATATACAAACAACCGGCTTTTCAACATCCATTGTTGAAAAATCACAAGATTCAG GAAACATTCAACTTAGATGGAAATATTGAAAGAAGCAACAAATATAGCACACAAGAGCATTGTCCAAAAGGAACAGTTGCAATTTTAAGACAAGGAAACGAATCACAGAGCGTTCGTTTGAATTCAGTCGAGTTTTATGGTCAACAC TATGCAGCAATTGAGACAATGCAAAATGGAACTATCTATCGAGGAGCTGAAGCAGAAATAAGTATTCATGAATTATTAATATTGACCAACGGTCAATACAGTAAAAGTCAAATATGGTTAGAGAATGGACATGCAGGTCAAGTCAATAGTATACAAGCTGGTTGGACAATAAGT gTGCATCCAAGATTGTATGGTGACAATATCACACGATTAACAATATATTGGACT aGAGATCATTATCAAAAAACAGGATGCTATAATACACAATGTCCTGGCTTTGTGGTTGTAAGTCGAAAACTTATTCTTGGAAAAGGATTCTGGGGGTCATCCGTCTATGGTCAAAAGAGCCTTACCTTCCGAATGCAAGTTATTCag GATGGCTCCAGTGGAAATTGGGTTCTTAAATTCTTTGATGAAGTGGTTGGTTATTGGCCCAAAGAATTATTTACACACTTAAACAAAGGGGCTTCTCTAATAACATTTGGAGGAAATACTTATTTATCTCCATCTGGAATTAGTCCTCCTATGGGAAACGGACATTTTCCAATGACAGATTTAAAAAAGACagcatattttaaaaacatcttCGTTATAAATTCGAACCACAAGAAGGTGTATCTagagaataagaaaacaagACTTGTTGCTGGCACATATAGTTGCTATAGGGTAACATATTTGGATTACCTTAAATCCACCGGATTGGCCTTCGCATTTGGAGGACCTGGTGGTCAATGTGGTTTTTGA
- the LOC104781926 gene encoding uncharacterized protein LOC104781926, which translates to MAMALDILFCLSVYLLFTQGAQGNIDDYDCVDIYKQPAFQHPLLKNHKIQETFNLDGNIERSNKYNTQEHCPKGTVAILRQGNESHSVHLNSDEYYGQHFATIETITDGTVHRGAEAEISIHDLKLQNNQYSKSQIWLENGSAGNLNSIQAGWAVHSRLYGDSVTRLTIYWTGDGYRKTGCYNTQCPGFVVVSQKLFLGKGFWGSSIYGETSLTFNIQVNQDPNSGNWVLQISNEVIGYWPKELFTYLNKGASLVRYGGNTYLSPDGISPPMGNGHFPVADFKKTAHFKNIVVRDSNYKRVYVEDKKIRRYADSYSCYRVTYWDYYKSTGVAFSFGGPGGNCGV; encoded by the exons atgGCAATGGCATTAGATATATTGTTCTGTCTCTCTGTTTATCTGCTGTTTACACAAGGTGCACAAGGAAACATTGAT GATTATGACTGTGTTGATATATACAAACAACCGGCTTTTCAACACCCATTGTTGAAAAATCACAAGATTCAG GAAACATTCAACTTGGATGGAAATATTGAAAGAAGCAACAAATATAACACACAAGAGCATTGTCCAAAAGGAACAGTTGCAATTTTAAGACAAGGAAATGAATCTCACAGCGTTCATTTAAATTCAGACGAGTATTATGGTCAACAT ttTGCAACGATTGAGACCATAACAGATGGAACTGTCCATCGAGGAGCCGAAGCAGAAATAAGTATTCACGATTTAAAGTTGCAAAACAATCAATACAGTAAAAGTCAAATATGGTTAGAGAATGGATCTGCAGGTAACCTCAATAGTATACAAGCTGGTTGGGCG GTGCATTCAAGGTTATACGGTGACAGCGTCACAAGATTAACAATATATTGGACT GGAGATGGTTATCGAAAAACTGGATGCTACAATACGCAATGTCCTGGCTTTGTGGTTGTAAGTCAAAAACTCTTTCTTGGAAAGGGATTTTGGGGGTCATCCATCTATGGTGAAACAAGCCTTACCTTTAACATTCAAGTTAATCAG gATCCCAACAGTGGAAACTGGGTACTTCAAATATCTAATGAAGTGATTGGTTATTGGCCTAAAGAATTGTTTACTTACTTGAACAAAGGAGCTTCTCTAGTACGCTATGGAGGAAATACGTATTTATCTCCCGATGGAATTAGTCCTCCAATGGGGAATGGACATTTTCCGGTTGCAGATTTTAAAAAGACAGCACATTTCAAAAACATTGTGGTTAGAGACTCTAACTATAAAAGAGTTTATGTCGAAGATAAGAAAATAAGACGTTACGCTGATTCTTATAGTTGCTATAGAGTGACATATTGGGACTATTATAAATCCACTGGGGTAGCATTTTCATTTGGAGGACCAGGTGGAAATTGTGGTGTTTGA
- the LOC104781927 gene encoding uncharacterized protein LOC104781927 isoform X1: MELPLLSYATSPSFPRTGLLCSSSTSVCDFPERSRSLRMRFNGGGRPRSVTASAEQSSEGIEKTDGVGGTFAGSTMEVTTLDRGFANSTTVDFPIWDKIGAVIRLTYGIGIYGAMAVAGRFICSVTGIDSSGGFDISIDALLAGLGYATPPIMALLFILDDEVVKLSPHARAIRDVEDEELRNFFFGMSPWQFILIVAASSIGEELFYRVAVQGALSDIFLKGTQLMSDSRGMASLTGVFPPFVPFAQAFAAVITATLTGSLYFFAASPKDPTYIVAPVLRSRRDDFKKLLSAWYEKRQMKKIYSPLLEGLLALYLGIEWVQTDNILAPMMTHGIYSGVVLGHGLWKIHDHRRRLRRRVERIRSEATDKLI, encoded by the exons atggagCTTCCGTTACTCTCTTACGCTACATCCCCGTCGTTTCCGCGGACAGGTTTATTATGCTCTTCTTCAACTAGCGTCTGTGACTTCCCGGAGAGAAGTCGGAGTTTGAGAATGAGATTTAACGGTGGAGGGAGGCCTCGAAGCGTTACAGCTTCCGCCGAACAAAGCAGCGAAGGGATTGAGAAGACAGACGGCGTCGGTGGAACATTCGCCGGTTCTACTATGGAGGTGACAACACTTGATCGTGGCTTTGCTAATTCCACCACCGTTGATTTCCCGATTTGGGACAAAATTGGCGCCGTCATTAGACTTACTTACGGAATCG gAATATATGGAGCAATGGCTGTAGCAGGAAGATTCATATGTTCTGTGACTGGAATTGACTCATCTGGTGGATTTGATATTTCTATTGATGCACTTCTTGCTGGACTTGGCTATGCAACACCACCAATCATGGCTCTTCTCTTCATACTCGAT GATGAAGTTGTCAAGCTATCACCCCACGCTAGGGCCATCAGAGATGTGGAAGATGAGGAgcttagaaacttttttttcggAATGTCGCCATGGCAG tttatACTCATTGTTGCGGCCAGTTCGATAGGAGAAGAGCTCTTTTACCGTGTTGCTGTGCAG GGTGCTCTGTCTGATATATTCTTGAAAGGAACACAACTGATGTCAGATTCTAGAGGCATGGCATCTCTG ACTGGAGTCTTTCCTCCATTTGTGCCATTTGCTCAAGCATTTGCAGCTGTAATCACCGCGACTCTCACAGGCTCTCTCTACTTTTTTGCTGCTTCTCCAAAAG ACCCTACATACATTGTTGCCCCCGTTTTAAGGTCACGCCGAGATGATTTTAAGAAGCTTTTGTCAG CTTGGTACGAAAAGAGACAGATGAAGAAGATTTACTCTCCCCTCCTCGAAGGACTCTTAGCTCTCTACCTCGGTATTGAATGGGTTCAG aCGGATAATATTCTAGCACCGATGATGACGCATGGTATATACTCGGGGGTCGTATTAGGACATGGGCTATGGAAAATTCACGATCACCGGAGAAGATTACGTCGGAGAGTCGAACGGATCAGATCGGAGGCTACTGATAAGTTGATTTAA
- the LOC104781927 gene encoding uncharacterized protein LOC104781927 isoform X2, producing MRFNGGGRPRSVTASAEQSSEGIEKTDGVGGTFAGSTMEVTTLDRGFANSTTVDFPIWDKIGAVIRLTYGIGIYGAMAVAGRFICSVTGIDSSGGFDISIDALLAGLGYATPPIMALLFILDDEVVKLSPHARAIRDVEDEELRNFFFGMSPWQFILIVAASSIGEELFYRVAVQGALSDIFLKGTQLMSDSRGMASLTGVFPPFVPFAQAFAAVITATLTGSLYFFAASPKDPTYIVAPVLRSRRDDFKKLLSAWYEKRQMKKIYSPLLEGLLALYLGIEWVQTDNILAPMMTHGIYSGVVLGHGLWKIHDHRRRLRRRVERIRSEATDKLI from the exons ATGAGATTTAACGGTGGAGGGAGGCCTCGAAGCGTTACAGCTTCCGCCGAACAAAGCAGCGAAGGGATTGAGAAGACAGACGGCGTCGGTGGAACATTCGCCGGTTCTACTATGGAGGTGACAACACTTGATCGTGGCTTTGCTAATTCCACCACCGTTGATTTCCCGATTTGGGACAAAATTGGCGCCGTCATTAGACTTACTTACGGAATCG gAATATATGGAGCAATGGCTGTAGCAGGAAGATTCATATGTTCTGTGACTGGAATTGACTCATCTGGTGGATTTGATATTTCTATTGATGCACTTCTTGCTGGACTTGGCTATGCAACACCACCAATCATGGCTCTTCTCTTCATACTCGAT GATGAAGTTGTCAAGCTATCACCCCACGCTAGGGCCATCAGAGATGTGGAAGATGAGGAgcttagaaacttttttttcggAATGTCGCCATGGCAG tttatACTCATTGTTGCGGCCAGTTCGATAGGAGAAGAGCTCTTTTACCGTGTTGCTGTGCAG GGTGCTCTGTCTGATATATTCTTGAAAGGAACACAACTGATGTCAGATTCTAGAGGCATGGCATCTCTG ACTGGAGTCTTTCCTCCATTTGTGCCATTTGCTCAAGCATTTGCAGCTGTAATCACCGCGACTCTCACAGGCTCTCTCTACTTTTTTGCTGCTTCTCCAAAAG ACCCTACATACATTGTTGCCCCCGTTTTAAGGTCACGCCGAGATGATTTTAAGAAGCTTTTGTCAG CTTGGTACGAAAAGAGACAGATGAAGAAGATTTACTCTCCCCTCCTCGAAGGACTCTTAGCTCTCTACCTCGGTATTGAATGGGTTCAG aCGGATAATATTCTAGCACCGATGATGACGCATGGTATATACTCGGGGGTCGTATTAGGACATGGGCTATGGAAAATTCACGATCACCGGAGAAGATTACGTCGGAGAGTCGAACGGATCAGATCGGAGGCTACTGATAAGTTGATTTAA
- the LOC104781928 gene encoding AT-hook motif nuclear-localized protein 21-like — MAGLDLGTGSRYVHNVDGGGSGQFTTENHHEDNGGTGGNHHHHHHNLNHHQGLDLITSNDNSGLGGGGGGGSGDLVMRRPRGRPAGSKNKPKPPVIVTRESANTLRAHILEVGSGCDVFECISTYARRRQRGVCVLSGTGTVTNVSIRQPTAAGAVMTLRGTFEILSLSGSFLPPPAPPGATSLTIFLAGAQGQVVGGNVVGELMAAGPVMVMAASFTNVAYERLPLDEHEEHLQVQSGGGGGNMYSEATGGGGGLPFFNLPMSMPQMGVESWPGNSAGAGRAPF; from the coding sequence ATGGCTGGTCTCGATCTAGGCACAGGTTCTCGCTACGTCCACAACGTCGATGGCGGCGGCAGTGGCCAGTTCACCACCGAAAATCACCACGAAGATAACGGTGGCACCGGAGgaaaccaccaccatcaccatcataatcttaatcatcatcaaggtTTAGATTTGATAACTTCTAATGACAACTCTGGACTCggaggcggtggaggaggagggagCGGTGACCTCGTCATGCGGAGGCCACGTGGCCGTCCGGCTGGATCGAAGAACAAACCGAAGCCACCGGTGATCGTCACGCGCGAGAGCGCAAACACTCTTAGGGCTCACATTCTTGAAGTTGGAAGTGGCTGCGATGTTTTCGAGTGTATCTCCACTTATGCCCGCCGGAGACAGCGCGGGGTTTGTGTTTTGTCCGGCACTGGAACCGTCACTAACGTCAGCATCCGTCAGCCCACGGCGGCTGGAGCCGTTATGACTCTACGCGGTACTTTTGAGATTCTTTCTCTCTCCGGATCTTTTCTCCCACCACCTGCTCCTCCAGGGGCGACCAGCTTGACGATATTCCTCGCCGGAGCTCAGGGACAGGTCGTCGGAGGTAACGTAGTTGGTGAGTTGATGGCGGCAGGGCCGGTGATGGTCATGGCGGCGTCTTTTACTAACGTGGCTTACGAAAGGTTGCCTTTGGACGAGCATGAAGAGCACTTGCAGGTTCAaagcggcggcggaggagggaATATGTACTCGGAAGCCACCGGCGGTGGCGGAGGATTGCCGTTCTTTAATTTGCCTATGAGTATGCCTCAGATGGGAGTTGAAAGTTGGCCGGGGAATTCCGCCGGCGCCGGTAGGGCTCCGTTTTAG
- the LOC104781929 gene encoding uncharacterized protein LOC104781929: MGCLISPVMKLRRLSSADSRRFAYRNLTENMEDPVIRVVVGKEMKEFMVEPNVLEEYPFRVLIGSVKDRAKNRLNRSGRVVWLDHVDSILSEHLLWLLRNDASTFSDLDVVEIIDFYAQDC; this comes from the coding sequence atGGGTTGTTTGATTTCTCCGGTGATGAAACTCCGTCGTCTCTCCTCAGCTGACTCGAGGCGGTTTGCATACCGGAATCTGACCGAGAATATGGAAGATCCGGTCATAAGGGTGGTGGTAGGGAAGGAGATGAAAGAGTTCATGGTCGAACCGAACGTACTCGAAGAATACCCGTTTAGAGTCTTGATAGGATCGGTTAAGGATCGTGCCAAGAACCGGTTAAACAGGTCCGGCAGAGTGGTGTGGCTTGATCATGTCGACTCGATCTTGTCTGAGCACTTGTTGTGGCTTCTTCGGAACGACGCCTCTACGTTTTCTGATTTGGATGTTGTCGAGATCATTGATTTTTATGCTCAAGATTGTTAG
- the LOC104781930 gene encoding uncharacterized protein LOC104781930: MQSAKEKISDMASTAKEKLNIGGAKAQGHAEKTMARTKKEKKLAEEREKSKEAQAKADLHESKAEHAADAQVHGHHLPGHSTYPTRSTGAAYPPGQI; the protein is encoded by the coding sequence atgcaGTCGGCGAAGGAAAAGATCAGCGACATGGCCAGTACGGCCAAGGAGAAGCTCAACATCGGAGGCGCGAAGGCTCAAGGTCATGCGGAGAAGACGATGGCGAGgaccaaaaaagagaagaagttggCCGAGGAGCGAGAGAAGTCTAAGGAGGCACAGGCCAAGGCTGACCTCCACGAATCCAAGGCTGAGCATGCGGCTGACGCTCAGGTTCATGGCCACCATCTTCCTGGTCACTCCACCTACCCTACCCGATCTACGGGTGCTGCTTACCCGCCAGGACAGATCTAA